Genomic window (Sediminispirochaeta smaragdinae DSM 11293):
TCATTCCGGGCCTGGCCGAATCCTGGGAGATACCGGAGAATACAACCTACATCTTCAATCTGAAACACGGGGTGAGGTTTCATAACGGCAGGGAGATGACGGCCGGGGATGTGAAATATTCCTTTGAGCGTATCATGAATCCGGAAAATGCCTGTATTGCAAAATCCTATTTCAAGGCGGTTTCCGATATTACCGTAGTGGACGACTATACGGTGAGGCTTTCTCTCAAAGAACCCTACGCACCGCTTCTTTCGTATCTGACGAGTGTGTATACTGCCGTCGTTCCCAGGGAAGTGGTTGAGGAAAACGGTGATCTGATGCAGGTCGCCTGCGGTACCGGTCCCTTCATGCTTGAGGATTGGGTTCCCGATAATCATATTACGCTCAAGAAAAATGGTGCGTATCACATTTCGGGAGAGCCGAAACTCGATAGTGTGGTCCTGATGGTAATGCCCGATGAATCATCCCGCCTCGCAGCCTTGCGAACGGGAGCCGTCCAGCTTACCACGCTTGGTTCCCAGAACATCGAGCTGGTTAAGAACAACCCAAATATCGTTTTAAAGAGCTATCAATCGAAGGATTATACCTTTCTCGGTTTCAACATGAATATTGAACCCTTCAGCGATGTCAGGGTTCGACAGGCGATGTCCTTGGCTGTGGACAGAAGCGAACTGGCGAAGATTGTGTTCAATGGTGATGCGGTGACCTCCGGCCCCGTTCCCCCTGCTTTCGGGAAATGGGCGCTTGATGTTAATAAGAATGATTTTTTTCATCAGGATCTCGATCGGGCAAAAGAACTTCTGGAAGAAGCCGGTTACGAGGATGGTTTTGATGTCGAAATAACCGTTCCCAGTTCTTATCCCGAAGTGGTGAGCACGGCTCAGGTCCTTATCCAGCAATTTGGAAAGATCGGTATCAGGGCGACGATACGCCAGCTCGAGATCGGACAGTATGTCGATGCCTGGAAAAAGACGGACCATCAGGTTATGGCCGGAAAGAACGGGTCAGGGACAGATCCCGATCGGGCGCTCTCCTTCTTTTTCAATACCGAAGGAAGTGCAAATGTCTGGGGTTTTTCAGACAAGGCTTTCGATGATCTGACAAACCGGGCAAAGGTGACGACCGACACCGACGAACGGGTAGCGCTTTACCTTGACGCTCAAAAGCGTCTCTTTGAGCTTTCTCCCAATCTCTTTTTCAATGCACCAATGAAATATTACTTCATACGGAGTAATGTGGAAGGGTTCAACCCGAATGTTTTCAATGAGGAGGATCTCAGAGAGGTGGTCATCTACGAATAAAAAGGGTAGGGGGTGCAGATGCTTCGCGCCCCTTCCTTTGAAGGTTCAGTCAGGATGCGTTCATATATACTAAGACGATTATTACTCTTCATACCTGTGCTCATAGGTATTTCGATTGCCGTGTTTCTTCTCATGCACCTGATTCCGGGAAATGCCGTGGACAGCCTTCTTGGGGTGGAGGCCACGGATGAATTACGCGCCCAGCTGACAAAGCAGTTTGGATTGGATCTTCCCTGGTACCGCCAGTATGCAAACTGGATAACGGGTGTGGTGCAGGGTGATTTTGGAAATTCAATCAGGACGGGAAAACCGATACTTCCGGAAATACTGGAACGGTTCAAGGTTACCTTTGAATTGTCGCTTATCGCTTCCCTAATTTCATGGATCATCGCCATTCCGCTGGGTATTCTTGCCGCTGTTAAGCGGAATACCCTTTTGGATGGTGTCGCAAGGGTTGTCGCCCTGTTCTGGGTCTCCATTCCCAATTTTGCCCTTGCGACCCTGTTGCTGCTTTTCCTTTCCTTAAAGATGAATTATTACCCGGCCTTGAAGTACGCATCGTTTTTTAGTAATCCCGTGGAAAATCTGCAGATCATGTTTTTCCCTGCCCTGGTTCTTGGAGCCATCATGGCGGGATCGGTCATGCGAATGACCAGATCCTCGGTTTTGGAGGTGCTCAGGCAGGATTTTATCAGGACGATACGGGCCAAGGGGGCGAAAGAACGGGTTGTTATTTTCAAGCATGCCTTGAAAAACTCATTTTCGCCAATCATAACCATTGTGGGTATGCAGATGGGGTATCTTCTCGGCGGAACCGTCGTAACGGAACAGATTTTCTCCCTGCCGGGGCTTGGACTTTTTATTTTGACGGGTATCAACCAACGCGACTATCCCGTCGTGCAGGGCAGCATTCTGTTTTTCGCCTTGATTTTCGGCGTCATAAATCTTCTGGTAGATCTGATATATGCCGGAGTAGATCCGAGAATCCAGTATAAATAGATTTTTCTTGATAAGGATGTACCAATGGGGCTTTTGAAAGAACTCCTACACGACAAGATCGGGAGAATAGGACTGATCGGCGTGTTTATCGTGCTGCTTACGGCGCTCTTTGCGCCTCTCATTGCCCCCCACGACCCTGTCGAAATGTTTCCCCAACTCAGAGAGGCTCCGGGGAAATCGTTTATCATGGGGACGGATAATTTCGGACGGGATGTCTTTTCCAGAATTGTGTACGGAGCGAGGGTTTCGATTATGGTCGGCCTGATTTCCGTGGGAATCGGCGCGTCGCTGGGGATTGTTCTCGGCCTTGCCGCCGGTTATTTTTCGGGATGGCTGGATAATATCATCATGCGCCTTATGGATATTTTGTTTGCCTTTCCCTCGATTCTGCTGGCCCTGTCGATCGTTTCCGTGCTCGGGCCCGATCTGCAAAATACCATCATTGCAATAGGCATCGTCAGGATACCCATTTTTACCAGAACCGTGCGGGCGGAGGTTCTGTCGGTGAAATCCCAGGAATATATTACCAGCGCGCGATCGATAGGCATCAAGGATTCCAGGATAATAATCCGGCACATCATGCCCAATATCATATCGCCGTTTCTTGTTCAGGCAACGCTTTCTCTTTCGAGCGCGATCCTGGTCGAAGCCTCCCTCAGTTTTCTTGGCCTTGGCATTCAGCCTCCCAATCCGTCGTGGGGTTCCATGCTCAATGAAAGCAGAAAGATCATGGAGCTTGCACCCTGGACCGCTCTGTATCCTGCCATTGCCATCATCCTTACCATTTTGTCATTTAATCTGCTGGGTGACAGCCTGAGGGACATCCTGGATCCCAAGCTTCGAAATATCGAGTGAGATTGCCGCATGAGTAAAAACGAATTACTGCAGATTGAAGATCTTACCATAGAACTCAGGACGAAAAAGAATCGTTACAATCTGGTCGAGGAGGTCTCCTTTTCCGTCGGCAAGAAAGAGGTTTTCGGCATCGTCGGTGAATCAGGCTGCGGGAAAAGTGTGACCGCCTATTCGATCATCAACCTTTTGACTACGCCTCCTCTTTATATCAGCCGGGGCCGTATCAATTTCGAGGGAACGGATCTTACCGAACTGTCGAACACAGAGATGCGTAAAATCAGGGGCAATGCCATATCGATGATCTTTCAGGAGCCCATGACGGCCCTTGATCCTCTTTTCACCATCGGCCAGCAGTTGAAGGAAATCCTGCGCTTTCATTACCAGCTGCCGGAAGAGGTTATGCATGAACGGGCCGTCGATATCTTGAAAAAGGTGGAGATTCCCAGGGCCGAGCAATTAATGAAGGAGTATCCTCACCAGCTCTCCGGCGGCATGCTTCAACGGGTGATGATTGCGATGGCATTGTTGAACAAGCCGAAGCTTCTTATTGCCGACGAACCTACCACCGCCCTGGATGTGACGATCCAGGCACAGATCCTCGATCTCATAAACGGATTGAAGGAGCGCTTCGATACCTCGGTCATCATGATCACCCATGATCTCGGCGTCATTTCGGAGACTTGTGACCGGGTGGCGGTCTTTTACGCCGGCCATGTTGTGGAAGTAAGTGATGTGGAGACGATTTTTTCGGATGCCATGCATCCCTATACCAAGGGACTTGTCCGATCCGTCACATCCCTTGGAGAAAAGAGGAAGGAGCTCTACACCATTCCCGGCGTGGTGCCCAGCATCGATACCATGGGAAAGGGCTGTCGTTTTTATGATCGATGTTCACGGAAGATGGAAAGATGCAGGGATGTCGTTCCCGCTCTGAAGGAATATGGCCGGGGACATATGTGCAGATGCTGGCTTTTTGAAGGATCCGAGCATGAATAAGAGCCTACTGGCCGTCGAAGGTTTGCGGAAATATTTTCCCCTGAAGGGCGGCGTGTTCAATAAGACCATCGGATATGTCCGTGCGGTGGAAGAGGTGAGCTTTTGTGTGAATAAAAAAGAAACCTTCTCCCTTGTTGGCGAATCCGGCTGCGGAAAATCCACGACTGGCAGAACCATCCTGCGTCTGGAAGAGCCCGATGAAGGCAGGATCATCTTTAACGGCGAGGATATCAACGGTTACGGGAAGGAATCGATGCGAAGGATGCGCCGGCATATGCAGATGGTCTTTCAAAACCCCTATAATTCCCTCAATCCCCGCATGAAGATCAAAGCGCTTCTTGCCGAGCCCCTTCAGACCCACACGGTGTTGTCGTCAAAAGAGATACGTGGGAAAATAGACGAGATGCTGGAGCGAGTGGGGCTTTCTGCCTCTTATAAGGAGCGCTATGCCCACCAGTTCAGCGGCGGACAGCGCCAGCGGATAAGCATAGCAAGGGCCCTGATTACCAATCCTGCCCTTGTCATTGCCGATGAGCCGACCAGTGCCCTCGATGTTTCCATTCAGTCGCAGATTATTAATCTGCTTATGCAGCTTCAGGATGAGTTGGAGCTTACCTATGTTTTCATCTCACACGATCTGAACGTGGTACGCCATATAAGCTCGGTGGTAGGGGTCATGTACCTGGGACGGATCGTGGAACAGGCTCCTACCGAAGAGTTGTTTGCCCGGCCTTCCCACCCCTATACCCAGGCGCTGCTTTCCGCGGTTCCCTCTCTTTTGCCGGGGAAAAAGAAGGAACGAATCATTCTCTCGGGTGATGTGCCAAACCCTGCCGATCCGCCGAAGGGGTGTCCCTTCCATTTGCGGTGCCGGTATGCCATGGACAGATGCAGAACGGAGTTGCCCCAAAGCGTAGCGTTAAGCGACGGGCACTGGGCCTCCTGTCACCTGCTGTAAGAGGGCCTTAGGGTCCTTTCAACAGATCACGATAGATGCCAGGATCCGATCCTTCTATGGGGACGGCTCCTACGCTTTTGCGGTAGAAATCGGCAGGGCCGACACCGCCTATGACGGCGTAGGCATAACCCGATTCCCGCATGGCCCAGAGGGCATGAAGCAGGAGTATTTCACCGATTCTCTTTCCGCGTGCTTCCTTTCTGACGCCTGTCGGACCGAAAAAGTCTTTACAGACGGCGTCGTAGGAGGCGAACCCCATGATCCTGCCCTGCTCGACGGCAATGAAGGAAGAGACCGGAAGCCTTGAGAAGGTCGCTTCGACCTGATCGGCCCAGGACCGGCTGAAATGTTCGCAAACCCATTGTGTGACCAGGCTTTTTTCCGAAGGCAGCGGCCGTTTGATGATGATTCCTCCGGCTTTGGCCGGAGCGGGGATGGGCGGAAGATCATAGAGCCTGACAAGCATGTCGAACATGGGGAGAGTATACACTCTTTGGAGGTGCTATGATAGAATCCGAAACCATGAAACAACAGATCCGCCTTGCGGCATCGGAAGAAGAATTAATTTCCTGTGCAAAATTGATGGCGGAATCGGAACCATGGATTACCCTGGGAAGAGGCTTTGAACAGACACGGAAAGCGGTGCATGATACTTCCTCCGATCTGTTCATTTCACTGGCTGGCGAAGAGTTCACCGGCTTTATCATGGTTCAGATGCAGGGGGCCTTTCGCGGCTATATAAAGTCTTTCGGCATCATGCCGTCATGGAGGGGGCGCGGGATTGGCACTTCGCTCCTGTCCTTTGCCGAGTCGTATATTTTCAAAACAAGCCCCAATGTTTTTCTCTGTGTCTCTTCCTTCAATACCTCGGCACAGGGCTTTTATGCCGCTCATGGGTATGAGACCATAGGAGAACTAAAAGACTATATCATTGACGGCTATTCCGAAATCCTGATGCGGAAGTCTGTCGGACCCTTGAGCGGTTACAGGGGGGATACCGTCGCCGGCAATTGACGCAGGCGCCAGGATTATGAAGATCTTCTTGGCCTGGAACGACTGAGCGGAAACAATTGAATGGGAAAAAACTGAATAGAAGGAAGGCGCTGTATGGATTTTTTGGCCGAGGCTGGATTGCTGCGGGAGGAAATTGTCGGCTATCGAAGATATATTCATCGCCATCCCGAGCTCGGTATGGAGACCGCCGGGACCGCTGATTTCGTGCAGGCCTCTCTGGAAAAGATGGGGATACGCTGCTTCCGGCCGATTCCTCATTCGGTCTGCGGGATCCCGAGGTTTCCGCACTATTCGGCCTGCACTGCAACACGGGAAGGAAAGTGGGAGAGATCGCCCTTAGCTATGGACAGGCCTACGCCGCATCGGAGACCTTCGATATTGAGATTATCGGGAAAATGAGTCACGGTGCGGCTCCCCAGGGTGGCATCGATGCCGTTCTTGTTGCCGCCCAGGTGGTCACTGCCCTTCATCACATTGTTTCGAGGGAAATTGACCCCGTTCACCCTGCAGTGCTCACCCTGGGTACCATAGCAGGTGGACAGGCCCGCAATATCCTGGCGGAAAGGGTCCGCCTTGAAGGTATCTGCAGGGCCACCGATCCCGAGGTTCTGCATCGCCTTCGTCAGAAGGTGATACGGACGGCCGAGGGCGTGGCCTCCGGACTTGGTGCGAAGGCGCTGGTTAGCTTCGATGCAGGGTATACGGCCCTTATCAACAACGATGCCATGACGGATCTTGTAAAGCGATCGGCGGAAAAGC
Coding sequences:
- a CDS encoding ABC transporter substrate-binding protein — protein: MKKMAWALSFCFLALSLFASGKQEAAQKVGPSEKVVAADQTLIIGTDAEPAGIDPHKSTSFSSVRVTRKIYETLVRTDAHMNIIPGLAESWEIPENTTYIFNLKHGVRFHNGREMTAGDVKYSFERIMNPENACIAKSYFKAVSDITVVDDYTVRLSLKEPYAPLLSYLTSVYTAVVPREVVEENGDLMQVACGTGPFMLEDWVPDNHITLKKNGAYHISGEPKLDSVVLMVMPDESSRLAALRTGAVQLTTLGSQNIELVKNNPNIVLKSYQSKDYTFLGFNMNIEPFSDVRVRQAMSLAVDRSELAKIVFNGDAVTSGPVPPAFGKWALDVNKNDFFHQDLDRAKELLEEAGYEDGFDVEITVPSSYPEVVSTAQVLIQQFGKIGIRATIRQLEIGQYVDAWKKTDHQVMAGKNGSGTDPDRALSFFFNTEGSANVWGFSDKAFDDLTNRAKVTTDTDERVALYLDAQKRLFELSPNLFFNAPMKYYFIRSNVEGFNPNVFNEEDLREVVIYE
- a CDS encoding ABC transporter permease, which translates into the protein MLRAPSFEGSVRMRSYILRRLLLFIPVLIGISIAVFLLMHLIPGNAVDSLLGVEATDELRAQLTKQFGLDLPWYRQYANWITGVVQGDFGNSIRTGKPILPEILERFKVTFELSLIASLISWIIAIPLGILAAVKRNTLLDGVARVVALFWVSIPNFALATLLLLFLSLKMNYYPALKYASFFSNPVENLQIMFFPALVLGAIMAGSVMRMTRSSVLEVLRQDFIRTIRAKGAKERVVIFKHALKNSFSPIITIVGMQMGYLLGGTVVTEQIFSLPGLGLFILTGINQRDYPVVQGSILFFALIFGVINLLVDLIYAGVDPRIQYK
- a CDS encoding ABC transporter permease, whose translation is MGLLKELLHDKIGRIGLIGVFIVLLTALFAPLIAPHDPVEMFPQLREAPGKSFIMGTDNFGRDVFSRIVYGARVSIMVGLISVGIGASLGIVLGLAAGYFSGWLDNIIMRLMDILFAFPSILLALSIVSVLGPDLQNTIIAIGIVRIPIFTRTVRAEVLSVKSQEYITSARSIGIKDSRIIIRHIMPNIISPFLVQATLSLSSAILVEASLSFLGLGIQPPNPSWGSMLNESRKIMELAPWTALYPAIAIILTILSFNLLGDSLRDILDPKLRNIE
- a CDS encoding ABC transporter ATP-binding protein, producing the protein MSKNELLQIEDLTIELRTKKNRYNLVEEVSFSVGKKEVFGIVGESGCGKSVTAYSIINLLTTPPLYISRGRINFEGTDLTELSNTEMRKIRGNAISMIFQEPMTALDPLFTIGQQLKEILRFHYQLPEEVMHERAVDILKKVEIPRAEQLMKEYPHQLSGGMLQRVMIAMALLNKPKLLIADEPTTALDVTIQAQILDLINGLKERFDTSVIMITHDLGVISETCDRVAVFYAGHVVEVSDVETIFSDAMHPYTKGLVRSVTSLGEKRKELYTIPGVVPSIDTMGKGCRFYDRCSRKMERCRDVVPALKEYGRGHMCRCWLFEGSEHE
- a CDS encoding ABC transporter ATP-binding protein produces the protein MNKSLLAVEGLRKYFPLKGGVFNKTIGYVRAVEEVSFCVNKKETFSLVGESGCGKSTTGRTILRLEEPDEGRIIFNGEDINGYGKESMRRMRRHMQMVFQNPYNSLNPRMKIKALLAEPLQTHTVLSSKEIRGKIDEMLERVGLSASYKERYAHQFSGGQRQRISIARALITNPALVIADEPTSALDVSIQSQIINLLMQLQDELELTYVFISHDLNVVRHISSVVGVMYLGRIVEQAPTEELFARPSHPYTQALLSAVPSLLPGKKKERIILSGDVPNPADPPKGCPFHLRCRYAMDRCRTELPQSVALSDGHWASCHLL
- a CDS encoding GNAT family N-acetyltransferase, which encodes MFDMLVRLYDLPPIPAPAKAGGIIIKRPLPSEKSLVTQWVCEHFSRSWADQVEATFSRLPVSSFIAVEQGRIMGFASYDAVCKDFFGPTGVRKEARGKRIGEILLLHALWAMRESGYAYAVIGGVGPADFYRKSVGAVPIEGSDPGIYRDLLKGP
- a CDS encoding GNAT family N-acetyltransferase codes for the protein MIESETMKQQIRLAASEEELISCAKLMAESEPWITLGRGFEQTRKAVHDTSSDLFISLAGEEFTGFIMVQMQGAFRGYIKSFGIMPSWRGRGIGTSLLSFAESYIFKTSPNVFLCVSSFNTSAQGFYAAHGYETIGELKDYIIDGYSEILMRKSVGPLSGYRGDTVAGN
- a CDS encoding M20 metallopeptidase family protein; translated protein: MRDPEVSALFGLHCNTGRKVGEIALSYGQAYAASETFDIEIIGKMSHGAAPQGGIDAVLVAAQVVTALHHIVSREIDPVHPAVLTLGTIAGGQARNILAERVRLEGICRATDPEVLHRLRQKVIRTAEGVASGLGAKALVSFDAGYTALINNDAMTDLVKRSAEKLLGRHAVYINKEPNMGVEDMAYFLEEIPGCFFFLGVTNEEKGITAHLHNGAFTIDEEALIIGTAIQCENIVSFLSGRAL